In a single window of the Accipiter gentilis unplaced genomic scaffold, bAccGen1.1, whole genome shotgun sequence genome:
- the LOC126036661 gene encoding battenin-like isoform X2: MAEEEPLLPAEDPPEPPGAHWRNGAAFWILGLCNNLPYVLMLSAARDILDPPRAGQVGGACPSPTPPPPNGSRYDCNPLSTGAVLLADILPTLLLKTAAPFLVHLLPYNSRVVAAALCAWGGFALVTRGAGAAVSLGGVVLASAASGLGEVTFLALAGFYPRVGVACWSSGTGGAGLGGALGYGALLQAGLPLPRALLPAFALPLLTLLSYFFLLRPPPRPTEPPPPAVGLTPAEKWRVVKGVARHATPLAVVYFAEYFINQGLLELLYFPASALTHDEQYRWYQLLYQAGVFASRSSLRCFRLRRVWVLALLQVLNAVVLSVAVAVPFLPALGVAFAIVGGEGAVGGAAYANALLNVAEEAPPEGREFAMTVASLADTTGIALAGGAALGVHRLVCPAPP; encoded by the exons ATGGCGGAGGAGGAGCCGCTGCTGCCGG cCGAGGACCCCCCGGAGCCGCCCGGCGCCCACTGGAGGAACGGAGCCGCCTTCTG gATCCTGGGTCTCTGCAACAACCTGCCCTACGTGCTGATGCTCAGCGCCGCCCGCGACATCCTGGACCCGCCCCGGGCGGGGCAGGTGGGTGGTGCCTGCCCCTCCCCCAC ccctcccccccccaacgGCTCCCGCTACGACTGCAACCCCCTCTCCACCGGG GCGGTGCTGTTGGCCGACATCctccccacgctcctcctcaaAACGGCGGCTCCGTTCCTCGTCCACCTCCTGCCCTACAA CTCCCGCGTCGTCGCCGCCGCCCTCTGCGCCTGGGGCGGCTTCGCCCTGGTGACCCGCGGCGCCGGCGCCGCCGTCAGCCTGGGGG gCGTGGTGTTGGCCAGCGCCGCGTCGGGGCTGGGGGAGGTCACCTTCCTGGCGCTCGCCGGATTCTACCCCAG GGTGGGCGTGGCCTGCTGGTCCTCGGGgacgggcggggcggggctgggcggggcgCTGGGGTACGGGGCGCTGCTGCAGGCGGGGCTGCCCCTCCCCCGCGCCCTGCTGCCGGCCTTcgccctccccctcctcaccctcctcag CTACTTCTTCCTGCTgcgccccccgccgcgccccacggagcccccgccccccgccgtggGGCTGACGCCGGCGGAGAAGTGGAGGGTGGTGAAG GGCGTCGCCCGCCACGCCACGCCCTTGGCCGTGGTCTATTTTGCCGAATACTTCATCAACCAGGGGCTG ctggagctgctgtaCTTCCCCGCCTCCGCCCTGACCCACGACGAGCAGTACCGCTG GTACCAGCTCCTGTACCAGGCCGGCGTTTTCGCCTCCCGCTCCTCGCTCCGGTGTTTCCGCCTCCGCCGCGTCTGGGTCCTCGCCCTCCTCCAG GTCCTCAACGCCGTCGTGCTGTCGGTCGCCGTGGCCGTCCCTTTCCTCCCCGCCTTGGGCGTGGCCTTCGCCATCgtgggcggggagggggcggtgggcGGGGCCGCCTACGCCAACGCCCTCCTCAACGTGGCCGAAGAG GCGCCGCCCGAGGGGCGGGAGTTCGCCATGACGGTGGCGTCGCTGGCCGACACGACCGGGATCGCGCTGGCCGGGGGCGCGGCGCTGGGCGTGCACCGCCTCgtctgccccgccccgccctga
- the LOC126036661 gene encoding translation initiation factor IF-2-like isoform X1, whose amino-acid sequence MAEEEPLLPAEDPPEPPGAHWRNGAAFWILGLCNNLPYVLMLSAARDILDPPRAGQVPPSPSPPQRLPLRLQPPLHRGGAVGRHPPHAPPQNGGSVPRPPPALQLPRRRRRPLRLGRLRPGDPRRRRRRQPGGRGVGQRRVGAGGGHLPGARRILPQGGRGLLVLGDGRGGAGRGAGVRGAAAGGAAPPPRPAAGLRPPPPHPPQLLLPAAPPAAPHGAPAPRRGADAGGEVEGGEGRRPPRHALGRGLFCRILHQPGAAGAAVLPRLRPDPRRAVPLVPAPVPGRRFRLPLLAPVFPPPPRLGPRPPPGPQRRRAVGRRGRPFPPRLGRGLRHRGRGGGGGRGRLRQRPPQRGRRGAARGAGVRHDGGVAGRHDRDRAGRGRGAGRAPPRLPRPALTRPRRRKRPRRGGRGTTTARPTATERRDGTDPRRQGHPGPTALPHGVWGVP is encoded by the exons ATGGCGGAGGAGGAGCCGCTGCTGCCGG cCGAGGACCCCCCGGAGCCGCCCGGCGCCCACTGGAGGAACGGAGCCGCCTTCTG gATCCTGGGTCTCTGCAACAACCTGCCCTACGTGCTGATGCTCAGCGCCGCCCGCGACATCCTGGACCCGCCCCGGGCGGGGCAG GTGCCGCCgtcgccctcccccccccaacgGCTCCCGCTACGACTGCAACCCCCTCTCCACCGGG GCGGTGCTGTTGGCCGACATCctccccacgctcctcctcaaAACGGCGGCTCCGTTCCTCGTCCACCTCCTGCCCTACAA CTCCCGCGTCGTCGCCGCCGCCCTCTGCGCCTGGGGCGGCTTCGCCCTGGTGACCCGCGGCGCCGGCGCCGCCGTCAGCCTGGGGG gCGTGGTGTTGGCCAGCGCCGCGTCGGGGCTGGGGGAGGTCACCTTCCTGGCGCTCGCCGGATTCTACCCCAG GGTGGGCGTGGCCTGCTGGTCCTCGGGgacgggcggggcggggctgggcggggcgCTGGGGTACGGGGCGCTGCTGCAGGCGGGGCTGCCCCTCCCCCGCGCCCTGCTGCCGGCCTTcgccctccccctcctcaccctcctcag CTACTTCTTCCTGCTgcgccccccgccgcgccccacggagcccccgccccccgccgtggGGCTGACGCCGGCGGAGAAGTGGAGGGTGGTGAAG GGCGTCGCCCGCCACGCCACGCCCTTGGCCGTGGTCTATTTTGCCGAATACTTCATCAACCAGGGGCTG ctggagctgctgtaCTTCCCCGCCTCCGCCCTGACCCACGACGAGCAGTACCGCTG GTACCAGCTCCTGTACCAGGCCGGCGTTTTCGCCTCCCGCTCCTCGCTCCGGTGTTTCCGCCTCCGCCGCGTCTGGGTCCTCGCCCTCCTCCAG GTCCTCAACGCCGTCGTGCTGTCGGTCGCCGTGGCCGTCCCTTTCCTCCCCGCCTTGGGCGTGGCCTTCGCCATCgtgggcggggagggggcggtgggcGGGGCCGCCTACGCCAACGCCCTCCTCAACGTGGCCGAAGAG GCGCCGCCCGAGGGGCGGGAGTTCGCCATGACGGTGGCGTCGCTGGCCGACACGACCGGGATCGCGCTGGCCGGGGGCGCGGCGCTGGGCGTGCACCGCCTCgtctgccccgccccgccctgacACGCCCGCGGCGGAGAAAAAGgccgaggcggggggggagggggacaacGACGGCGCGACCCACGGCGACGGAGAGGAGAGACGGAACGGACCCACGGCGACAAGGACACCCGGGACCCACGGCGCTGCCCCACGGCGTGTGGGGAGTCCCGTGA
- the LOC126036660 gene encoding eukaryotic translation initiation factor 3 subunit C-like, with product MSRFFTTGSDSESESSVSGDELVTKPVGGNYSKPILLSEDEEDTKRVVRSAKDKRFEELTNLIKTIRNAMKIRDVTKCLEEFELLGKAYGKAKSIVDKEGVPRFYVRILADLEDYLNELWEDKEGKKKMNKNNAKALSTLRQKIRKYNRDYETHIANYKQNPEQSDEDEEKKSRDSEGSTSSSEEEEEDEDGVGAAAFLKKKDAGGESRSRYLKKMEAEEEEEEESDSEEDWGSSDSDTDSESDEDEGKYTSLASKFLKKDEDKKGGEKKREEKAKKKHDRKSRKYEEEEEDNEGGEWEKVKGGVPLVKEKPKMFAKGTEINHAVVVKKLNEILQARGKKGTDRAAQIELLQLLVSIANENGLGVALEVKIKFNIIASLYDYNPNLATYMKPEMWQKCLGCIEELLDILFAHPEIFIGENIVEESENLANPEQPYRVRGCILTLVERMDEEFTKIMQNTDPHSQEYVDHLKDEGRVCGIIARLQRYLQEKGTTEELCRVYLRRVLHTYYKFDYRAHRRAQGDAQRAEAEGEEEEEEEDSAALMERLCKYVYAKDRTDRIRTCAILCHIYHHALHSRWYQARDLMLMSHLQDNIQHADPPVQILYNRTMVQLGICAFREGLIKDAHNALLDIQSSGRAKELLGQGLLLRSLQERNPEQEKVEKRRQVPFHMHVNLELLECVYLVAAMLLEIPYMAAHEFDARRRMISKQFHHQLRVGERQPLLGPPESMREHVVAASKAMKMGDWRTCHRFVVNEKMNGKVWDLFPEADKVRAMLVRKIQEESLRTYLFTYSSVYDSISMEILADMFELDLPTVHSIISKMIINEELMASLDQPTQTVMMHRTEPTAQQNLALQLAEKLGNLVENNERVFDHKQGSYGGYFRDQKDGYRKGDGGYLRRGGYRQQERGSNY from the exons atgtcgCGTTTCTTCACCACCGGCTCCGACAGCGAATCGGAATCGTCCGTCTCGGGCGACGAGCTGGTGACCAAACCCGTCGGGGGCAACTACAGCAA GCCCATTTTGCTGAGCGAGGACGAGGAGGACACCAAACGCGTCGTGCGCAGCGCCAAGGACAAACG ATTCGAGGAGTTGACGAACTTGATTAAAACGATCCGAAACGCCATGAAAATCCGCGACGTCACCAAGTGCCTGGAAGAGTTCGAGCTCCTCGGCAAAGCCTACGGCAAAGCCAAGAGCATCGTGGACAAGGAGGGCGTGCCGCGCTTCTACGTCCGCATTTTGGCCGATCTGGAGGATTACCTTAACGAG TTGTGGGAGGacaaggaggggaagaagaagatgAACAAGAACAACGCGAAGGCGCTCAGCACGCTCCGGCAGAAAATCCGGAAGTACAACCGGGATTACGAGACCCACATCGCTAATTACAAGCAg AACCCGGAGCAGTCGGACGAAGACGAGGAGAAGAAGAGTCGGGATTCGGAAG GCTCCACCTCTTCgtccgaggaggaggaggaggacgaggacggCGTCGGCGCCGCCGCTTTCCTGAAGAAGAAGGACGCCGGCGGCGAGTCGCGCAGCCGCTACCTGAAGAAGATGGAG gcggaggaggaggaagaggaggagtcGGACTCGGAGGAAGACTGGGGCTCCTCCGACTCGGACACGGACTCGGAGTCGGACGAGGACGAGGGGAAGTACACGTCGCTGGCTTCCAAGTTCTTGAAGAA GGACGAGGACAAGAAAGGCGGCGAGAAGAAACGGGAGGAGAAGGCGAAGAAGAAGCACGACCGCAAGAGCCGCAAgtacgaggaggaggaggaggacaacgAAGGCGGCGAGTGGGAGAAGGTCAAGGGCGGGGTGCCGCTCGTCAAG GAGAAGCCCAAGATGTTCGCCAAGGGGACGGAGATCAACCACGCCGTGGTGGTGAAGAAGCTCAACGAGATCCTGCAGGCGCGGGGGAAGAAAGGGACGGATCG GGCGGCGCAGAtcgagctgctgcagctgctggtgagCATCGCTAACGAGAACGGGCTGGGCGTGGCACTGGAGGTGAAGATCAAGTTCAACATCATCGCCTCGCTCTACGACTACAACCCCAACTTGGCCACCTACATGAAG CCGGAGATGTGGCAGAAGTGTTTGGGGTGCATCGAGGAGCTCCTGGACATCCTCTTCGCCCACCCGGAGATTTTCATCGGAGAGAACATCGTGGAGGAGTCGGAGAACCTGGCCAATCCCGAGCAG CCCTACCGCGTGCGCGGCTGCATCCTCACCCTGGTGGAGCGGATGGACGAGGAATTCACCAAAATCATGCAAAACACCGACCCCCACTCCCAAG aGTACGTGGACCACCTGAAGGACGAGGGGCGCGTCTGCGGCATCATCGCCCGGCTGCAGCGCTACCTGCAGGAGAAAGGGACGACGGAGGAGCTGTGCCGCGTCTACCTGCGCCGCGTCCTCCACACCTACTACAAGTTCGACTACCGCGCCCACCGCCGCGCCCAGGGCGACGCCCAGCGGGCGGAGGccgagggagaagaggaggaggaggaggaagactcGGCGGCGCTGATGGAGCGCCTCTGCAAATACGTCTACGCCAAGGACCGCACCGACCGCATCCGCACCTGCGCCATCCTCTGCCACATCTACCACCACGCCCTCCACAGCCGCTGGTACCAGGCCCGTGACCTCATGCTGATGTCACACCTGCAGGACAACATCCAGCACGCCGACCCCCCCGTCCAG ATCCTCTACAACCGCACCATGGTCCAGCTGGGAATCTGCGCCTTCCGCGAGGGTTTGATCAAAGACGCCCACAACGCGCTGCTGGACATCCAGTCGTCCGGTCGCGCCAAGGAGCTCCTGGGCCAGGGGCTGCTTCTCCGGAGTCTCCAGGAACGGAATCCCGAGcaggaaaaagtggaaaaacgCCGGCAGGTTCCTTTCCACATGCACGTCAACCTGGAGCTGCTGGAATGCGTCTACTTGGTGGCGGCCATGTTGTTGGAGATCCCCTACATGGCGGCGCACGAGTTCGACGCGCGACGCCGCATGATCAGCAAGCAGTTCCATCACCAGCTCCGCGTCGGAGAGAGGCAGCCGCTGCTGG GGCCGCCGGAATCCATGCGGGAGCACGTGGTGGCCGCCTCGAAGGCGATGAAGATGGGCGACTGGCGGACGTGCCACCGGTTCGTCGTTAACGAGAAGATGAACGGGAAGGTGTGGGATCTCTTCCCCGAGGCCGACAAAGTGCGGGCCATGCTGGTCAG GAAGATCCAAGAGGAGTCGCTGCGCACGTATCTCTTCACCTACAGCAGCGTCTACGACTCCATCAG CATGGAGATCCTGGCGGACATGTTCGAGCTGGACCTGCCGACGGTTCACAGCATCATTAGCAAAATGATCATCAACGAGGAGCTGATG GCGTCTCTCGACCAACCGACGCAGACGGTGATGATGCACCGGACGGAACCGACGGCGCAGCAGAACCTGGCCCTGCAGTTGGCCGAAAAATTGGGGAACCTGGTGGAGAACAACGAGCGCGTCTTCGACCACAAGCAAGGCTCCTACGGGGGATACTTCCGAG ATCAAAAAGACGGCTACCGGAAAGGAGACGGCGGCTACTTGCGCCGCGGCGGCTACCGTCAACAGGAGCGCGGCTCCAACTACTGA
- the PRODH2 gene encoding hydroxyproline dehydrogenase: protein MGQERGGAVAVGRPTAKGTPLNFGDGAAFRLKSGRELARALLVLRLCAFPRLVRHAGTILATSRKILGSRLWGGLLRATFYGQFVGGETPAEVTAAAGRLRAVGLRPMLAVPTEEDVGQEKDGEEWYEANRGAALDCVGLAAATGPHPMMQLKVTALMSARLCETVSRRLAEPEPELTLERVTAVMGGEDAAFPCLTPEENRHLGVSLRRLDDVAGVRRGGAWPRCPGRGPHPPIGAVGNGGRDVFFLAQHAATRGVRVLVDAEQSYVNPALSLATLALMARHNRASPWVWNTYQAYLQDGKRRLAGDAEAARRRGVCFGVKLVRGAYLELERRRAREGGIPEPVHPDLDATHRSYGECLELALGLAARDGEGVGVMVATHNEVSVLHATQRMEELGIPRQGGGVCFGQLLGMCDHVSLALGEAGYIVYKSVPYGGAEATLPYLARRAQENQGVLQAARRERRLLARELRRRLLRRP, encoded by the exons ATGGGGCAGGAGCGAGGcggggccgtcgccgtggggcgCCCCACGGCCAAAGGGACCCCCTTGAATTTCGGGGACGGGGCGGCGTTCCGGCTGAAGAGCGGGCGGGAGCTGGCGCGGGCGCTGCTGGTGCTGCGGCTCTGCGCCTTCCCCCGCCTGGTGCGACACGCCGGCACG ATCCTGGCGACCTCGCGGAAAATTTTGGGGTCCCGGCTGTGGGGCGGGCTGCTGCGCGCTACGTTCTACGGGCAGTTCGTGGGGGGCGAGACCCCCGCCGAggtgacggcggcggcggggcggctgcgCGCCGTGGGGCTGCGCCCCATGTTGGCCGTCCCCACCGAGGAGGacgtggggcaggagaaggacgg ggaggagtggtACGAAGCCAACCGCGGGGCGGCGCTGGACTGCGTCGGGCTGGCGGCCGCCACCGGCCCCCACCCCATGATGCAGCTGAAGGTGACGGCCCTGATGAGCGCCCGCCTCTGC gaAACGGTGTCACGACGGTTGGCGGAGCCGGAGCCCGAGCTGACGCTGGAGCGGGTGACGGCGGTGATGGGGGGCGAG GACGCCGCCTTCCCCTGCCTGACGCCGGAGGAGAACCGGCACTTGGGGGTCTCGCTGCGGCGCCTGGACGACGTGGCCGGGGTGAGGCGCGGCGGGGCGTGGCCGCGCTGCCCAGGGCGTGGCCCTCACCCGCCCATCGGGGCGGTGGGGAACGGGGGACGGGACGTTTTCTTCCTCGCCCAGCACGCGGCGACGCGGGGGGTGCGGGTGCTGGTGGACGCGGAGCAGAGTTACGTCAACCCGGCGCTGAGTTTGGCGACGTTGGCGCTGATGGCGCGGCACAACCGGGCTTCGCCGTGGGTCTGGAACACCTACCAGGCGTACCTGCAG GACGGGAAGCGGCGGCTGGCGGGGGAcgcggaggcggcgcggcggcgcggcgTGTGTTTCGGGGTGAAGTTGGTGCGGGGAGCGTACCTGGAGCTGGAACGCCGACGGGCGAGGGAAGGGGGGATCCCCGAGCCGGTGCACCCCGATTTGGACGCCACCCAtcgcag CTACGGCGAGTGCCTGGAGTTGGCGCTGGGGTTGGCGGCGCGGGACGGCGAGGGGGTCGGGGTGATGGTGGCCACCCATAACGAGGTGTCGGTGCTCCACGCCACGCAgag GATGGAGGAATTGGGCATCCCGCGGCAAGGCGGCGGCGTCTGCTTCGGGCAGCTGCTGGGAATGTGCGACCACGTCTCGTTGGCGTTGG GCGAAGCCGGTTACATCGTCTACAAGTCGGTGCCGTACGGGGGAGCCGAGGCGACGCTGCCGTACCTGGCGCGGCGGGCGCAGGAGAACCAGGGGGTGCTGCAGGCCGCGCGCCGGGAACGACGCCTCCTCGCCCGCGAGCTGCGACGGCGGCTCCTGCGGCGGCCCTGA